The Halopseudomonas sabulinigri genome window below encodes:
- a CDS encoding sensor histidine kinase, with translation MPGPRSLFWRLVLLVAGFCLSLIWATNYLSTRIDQYVSHLPEASLRELRGYASEAAAAAAAGPDALRGWQTNNAVLSPELLVVLGADREPLPGQQLSDTQRDRLSFVRGYDRPMSMRGDGRPMIAVPMPDEAQLVLRLPAHLTPWGQRVWLNALLLYLVPGLLSVLFCVLLYMLLISPLERLRRQATAMQADPLQNLLSPALARRRDELGELGRALDYLTRRLRQSIAQQRQLLRDVSHELRTPLSRLRVAAESELSVLELRERLERECAVMQTLVDGTLELAWLDSEPGQLPCEAIDVNALWEVLREDALFESGWTADRICSQVPAACRVHGHLNGLAQALENVLRNAIRHSPPGGRVSLCAERDGAHWVLCIADQGSGVAPEHLQLIFRPFARLNAARPGGDGFGLGLAIAEGQIRLQQGRLWAENGAPGLRIKLRLQAV, from the coding sequence ATGCCGGGGCCGCGCTCGCTGTTCTGGCGGTTGGTATTGCTGGTGGCCGGTTTCTGCCTGAGTTTGATCTGGGCCACCAACTACCTGAGCACGCGGATCGATCAGTACGTATCGCACCTGCCGGAGGCCAGCCTGCGGGAGCTGCGCGGCTACGCCAGCGAGGCGGCTGCCGCCGCCGCTGCTGGCCCAGATGCACTGCGCGGCTGGCAGACCAACAACGCAGTGCTGTCGCCGGAGCTGTTGGTGGTGCTGGGCGCAGACCGGGAGCCCCTGCCCGGCCAGCAGCTGAGCGACACGCAACGTGACAGGCTGTCGTTCGTGCGCGGCTACGATCGACCGATGAGCATGCGCGGCGACGGACGACCGATGATCGCTGTTCCCATGCCGGATGAGGCGCAGCTGGTGCTGCGCTTGCCCGCGCACCTGACCCCCTGGGGGCAACGGGTCTGGTTGAATGCGCTGTTGCTGTACCTGGTACCCGGATTGCTCTCGGTACTGTTCTGCGTATTGCTGTACATGCTGCTGATTTCGCCGCTTGAGCGCCTGCGCCGGCAGGCCACCGCGATGCAGGCAGACCCCTTGCAAAACCTGCTGTCGCCGGCCCTGGCGCGGCGCCGCGATGAACTTGGCGAGCTGGGCCGGGCACTGGACTACCTGACGCGGCGGCTGCGCCAATCCATTGCCCAGCAGCGGCAGCTGCTGCGTGATGTGTCGCACGAGCTGCGCACCCCGTTGAGCCGCCTGCGGGTGGCGGCAGAAAGCGAGCTGAGTGTGCTGGAGCTACGCGAGCGGCTGGAGCGCGAGTGCGCCGTGATGCAGACGTTGGTGGATGGCACCCTGGAGCTGGCCTGGCTCGACAGTGAGCCGGGCCAGTTGCCTTGTGAGGCGATAGACGTCAACGCGCTATGGGAGGTGCTGCGTGAGGACGCCTTGTTCGAGTCGGGCTGGACGGCGGATCGGATCTGCAGCCAGGTGCCGGCCGCCTGCCGGGTGCACGGCCACCTCAACGGCCTGGCGCAGGCGCTGGAAAACGTCTTGCGCAACGCCATTCGCCACTCGCCCCCCGGTGGCAGGGTCAGTCTCTGTGCCGAACGCGATGGCGCGCACTGGGTCTTGTGCATTGCCGACCAGGGCAGCGGCGTGGCGCCGGAGCATCTGCAGCTGATTTTTCGCCCCTTCGCCCGCCTTAACGCTGCGCGCCCGGGTGGCGACG
- a CDS encoding DUF1294 domain-containing protein, protein MELRGKLINWNDDKGFGFIQPADGSERLFVHISAVRGDSRPTAGSTVYYLAGQDERGRPRAEHMRGEGLSIDRAAIRRKPQASEKGAAKKPRSAPARVARPRRTGRPQAGIRQLPLKLLVLALLLVLPLLGSLNVLTRQAALWPLMAYLLVCIASFLQYAIDKRRAESGRWRTPENTLHITELLGGWPGALIAQQVFRHKTRKVPFQVVFWLIVLLHQAFWFDWLLLGARYSGSALQQLGLIGA, encoded by the coding sequence ATGGAATTGCGCGGCAAACTGATCAACTGGAACGACGACAAGGGCTTTGGCTTCATACAGCCGGCGGACGGCAGCGAGCGGCTGTTCGTGCATATTTCAGCGGTGCGTGGGGATTCTCGCCCGACAGCAGGCAGCACGGTGTATTACCTTGCCGGCCAGGATGAGCGCGGCAGGCCGCGAGCAGAACACATGCGCGGTGAAGGGCTGAGCATCGACCGCGCTGCGATCAGGCGTAAACCGCAGGCAAGCGAGAAAGGCGCCGCTAAAAAGCCAAGGTCAGCGCCGGCCAGGGTTGCCCGCCCACGGCGCACCGGGCGACCGCAAGCGGGTATCCGCCAGCTGCCTTTGAAGCTGCTGGTGTTGGCTCTGCTGCTGGTGTTGCCATTGTTGGGCAGCCTCAACGTACTGACGCGGCAGGCGGCGCTCTGGCCGCTGATGGCTTATCTATTGGTCTGCATCGCCAGCTTTCTGCAGTACGCCATCGACAAGCGCAGGGCCGAGAGCGGCCGCTGGCGTACCCCGGAAAACACCCTGCATATCACCGAGCTGCTGGGAGGCTGGCCCGGCGCGTTGATCGCCCAGCAGGTGTTTCGTCACAAGACCCGCAAGGTCCCGTTTCAGGTGGTGTTCTGGCTGATCGTGCTGCTACATCAGGCCTTCTGGTTCGACTGGTTGCTGCTGGGCGCGCGCTACAGCGGCAGCGCCCTGCAACAACTGGGTCTGATTGGCGCTTAG
- a CDS encoding ABC-F family ATPase — MISTANITMQFGAKPLFENVSVKFNNGNRYGLIGANGCGKSTFMKILGGELEPSGGQVMLEQNVRLGKLRQNQFAYEEFSVIDTVIMGHEELWKVKAERDRIYSLAEMSEEDGMKVGELEGEFAEMDGYTAESRAGELLLGLGIPLEQHFGPMSEVAPGWKLRVLLAQALFSDPDVLLLDEPTNHLDINTIRWLESILTARNSTMIIISHDRHFLNSVCTHMADLDFGELRLFPGNYDEYMTAATQARERLLSDNAKKKAQIAELQTFVSRFSANASKAKQATSRAKQIDKIQLDEVKPSSRVSPFIRFEQHKKLHRQAVTLEGVSQGFDGEVLFKNLSLQIEAGERVAIIGPNGIGKTTLLRTLVGEMAPMKGEVKWAESADIGYFAQDHADDFKHDYTLFDWMAQWTQGGEQLVRGTLGRMLFSNDDILKSVKVISGGEQGRMLFGKLILKKANVMLMDEPTNHLDMESIEALNLALENFPGTLIFVSHDREFVSSLATRIIELSENGVTDFSGTYDDYLRSQGVLV; from the coding sequence TTGATCTCTACCGCCAACATCACCATGCAGTTCGGCGCCAAGCCGCTGTTCGAGAACGTTTCTGTCAAATTCAACAATGGCAACCGTTACGGCCTGATCGGCGCCAATGGCTGCGGCAAGTCGACGTTCATGAAAATTCTTGGCGGTGAGCTGGAGCCATCCGGCGGCCAGGTGATGCTGGAACAGAATGTGCGCCTGGGTAAACTGCGCCAGAACCAGTTTGCCTATGAAGAGTTCAGCGTGATCGACACCGTGATCATGGGTCACGAAGAACTCTGGAAGGTAAAGGCCGAGCGCGACCGCATCTATTCACTGGCCGAGATGAGCGAAGAGGACGGGATGAAAGTCGGCGAACTGGAGGGCGAGTTCGCCGAAATGGATGGCTACACCGCCGAATCGCGCGCCGGCGAACTGCTGCTTGGCCTGGGGATTCCGCTGGAGCAGCATTTTGGCCCGATGAGCGAAGTGGCACCCGGCTGGAAGCTGCGCGTGCTGCTGGCCCAGGCGCTGTTCTCCGACCCGGACGTGCTGCTGCTGGACGAACCCACCAACCACCTGGATATCAACACGATCCGCTGGCTGGAAAGCATTCTCACGGCGCGTAACAGCACCATGATCATCATTTCCCACGATCGCCACTTCCTCAACAGCGTGTGCACGCACATGGCCGATCTGGATTTCGGCGAGCTGCGTCTGTTCCCCGGCAACTACGACGAGTACATGACTGCTGCCACCCAGGCCCGCGAACGCCTGCTGTCAGACAACGCGAAGAAGAAAGCGCAGATTGCCGAGCTGCAGACCTTCGTCAGCCGCTTCTCGGCCAACGCGTCCAAGGCCAAACAAGCGACCAGCCGCGCCAAGCAGATCGACAAGATCCAGCTGGACGAGGTCAAACCCTCCAGCCGCGTCAGCCCCTTCATTCGCTTTGAGCAGCACAAGAAGCTGCATCGCCAGGCGGTGACCCTCGAAGGCGTCAGCCAGGGCTTTGACGGTGAAGTGCTGTTCAAGAATCTGAGCCTGCAGATCGAGGCTGGCGAGCGGGTGGCCATCATCGGCCCCAATGGTATCGGCAAGACCACCCTGCTGCGCACCCTGGTGGGTGAAATGGCGCCGATGAAAGGCGAGGTGAAGTGGGCGGAAAGCGCCGATATCGGCTATTTCGCGCAGGATCACGCCGACGACTTCAAGCACGACTACACGCTGTTCGACTGGATGGCCCAGTGGACCCAGGGCGGCGAGCAACTGGTGCGCGGCACCCTCGGCCGCATGCTGTTTTCCAACGATGACATTCTGAAATCGGTGAAGGTAATTTCCGGGGGTGAGCAGGGCCGCATGCTGTTCGGCAAGCTGATTCTGAAGAAAGCCAACGTGATGCTGATGGACGAGCCGACCAACCACCTCGACATGGAATCCATCGAGGCGCTCAACCTGGCGCTGGAAAACTTCCCCGGCACGCTGATCTTCGTCAGCCACGACCGCGAGTTCGTCAGCTCGCTGGCCACGCGGATCATCGAGCTGTCGGAAAATGGCGTAACCGATTTCTCCGGTACCTACGACGACTACCTGCGCAGCCAGGGCGTGCTGGTCTAA
- a CDS encoding glycerate kinase: MKLVIAPDSFKESLSASAVAEAIATGWARVYPDAELLLCPMADGGEGTVDAVLAVTAGERRECQVQGPLGAPVTAHWGWLPGQQAMVEMASASGLHLVAPQQRDVLRASSHGTGELILAALDAGARRLVLGLGGSATNDGGAGLLQALGVRFLGADGNELPAGGAELQQLQHIDLTGLDTRLARLEVMVAADVDNPLCGPQGASAIFGPQKGASEQQVAQLDQALAHFADVMSATLGEDVRHCPGVGAAGGLGFAAKAVLKAQFRPGVELVAELCGLADMLQGADLVITGEGRLDGQSLHGKTPVGVARLARSAGVPVIALAGSLGEGYQRLYAEGIAAAFSLAPGPLTLEQAMTEAAAQLTARAADLARLWQIAGNASLSQAR, from the coding sequence ATGAAACTGGTTATTGCCCCTGACTCCTTCAAGGAAAGCCTCAGCGCCAGCGCCGTGGCCGAAGCCATCGCCACCGGCTGGGCACGGGTGTATCCCGATGCCGAGCTGCTGCTCTGCCCGATGGCCGACGGCGGTGAAGGCACGGTGGACGCGGTACTCGCGGTCACCGCCGGCGAGCGCCGTGAATGCCAGGTACAAGGCCCGCTGGGCGCACCGGTCACGGCGCACTGGGGTTGGCTGCCGGGGCAGCAGGCAATGGTCGAAATGGCGTCGGCCAGCGGTTTGCACCTGGTGGCGCCGCAGCAACGCGATGTGCTGCGGGCCAGCAGCCATGGTACTGGCGAGCTGATCCTCGCAGCGCTGGATGCTGGCGCGCGGCGGCTGGTGTTGGGCCTGGGCGGTAGTGCCACTAACGATGGCGGTGCCGGCTTGCTGCAGGCGCTGGGTGTGCGTTTTCTGGGCGCCGATGGCAATGAACTGCCAGCGGGCGGCGCGGAGCTGCAGCAACTGCAGCACATCGACCTGACCGGGCTGGACACCCGTCTGGCGCGGCTCGAAGTGATGGTCGCCGCCGACGTGGACAACCCGCTGTGCGGCCCCCAGGGCGCCTCGGCGATTTTTGGCCCGCAAAAGGGCGCCAGTGAGCAGCAGGTGGCGCAGCTGGATCAGGCGCTGGCGCATTTTGCCGATGTGATGAGCGCCACCCTGGGCGAAGATGTGCGGCATTGTCCCGGTGTGGGCGCTGCCGGCGGCCTGGGTTTTGCCGCCAAGGCGGTGCTCAAGGCGCAGTTTCGTCCCGGCGTGGAGCTGGTGGCTGAGCTGTGCGGCCTGGCCGACATGCTGCAAGGGGCCGATCTGGTTATCACCGGCGAAGGCCGGCTGGATGGCCAGAGCCTGCACGGCAAGACGCCAGTCGGCGTGGCGCGGCTGGCACGCAGCGCGGGGGTGCCGGTGATCGCTTTGGCCGGTAGTCTGGGGGAAGGCTATCAACGGCTGTACGCCGAAGGTATTGCTGCGGCCTTCAGCCTGGCGCCCGGCCCGCTGACGCTGGAGCAGGCGATGACAGAAGCTGCTGCCCAGTTGACCGCGCGCGCCGCCGATCTGGCGCGGCTGTGGCAGATTGCGGGTAACGCGAGCCTGTCTCAGGCGCGATAA
- a CDS encoding peroxidase family protein, producing MAVQHHGTVPFKGMSHLCLFGENRADRFGRLFPQLPPLYLNPTLLHDIGKAGGVMEDTGLPNLTKNVAAGLIFFGQFVDHDITLDASSSLRNNNEPGEITNVRTPSLDLDCIYGDGPEAHPYLYDGHKLLTGSDYADAGDPNDLRHHDLPRSAKGTAIIGDPRNDENRVISQLQLAMLRFHNHVYANVHSEWEDARRVTTWHYQWLVVNEFLRTICGDWVVDDILADGRKVYRPECDGSHGAYIPIEFATAAYRFGHTMIPQKMRVQPGGTQHVLFSPSSALGRGFSPVASADGVVDWESLFDSGNGDYERAGQVDTKLASALLDLPFMDPSTPAFERSLAVRNLLRAQVFLVPSGEQVAECMAASGAAEITASDIAKVREAGAKLGLPKATPLWLYLLAEGRVIGRMDGEKSFSKGEGLGPVGARLVAEVIIGLLELDHRSFMGSNRNWSPLDSADRVGSNGVTSIYQMLTV from the coding sequence ATGGCTGTTCAACATCACGGTACCGTGCCGTTCAAGGGTATGAGTCATCTCTGCCTGTTTGGTGAAAACCGCGCCGACCGCTTCGGTCGCCTGTTCCCGCAACTTCCCCCGCTCTACCTCAACCCCACCCTGCTTCACGATATCGGCAAGGCCGGTGGCGTGATGGAGGATACCGGGTTACCCAACCTGACCAAGAACGTCGCCGCCGGGCTGATTTTCTTTGGCCAGTTCGTCGATCACGACATCACCCTGGATGCCAGCTCATCGCTGCGCAACAACAATGAACCCGGCGAGATCACCAACGTCCGCACCCCATCACTGGATCTCGACTGCATCTACGGCGATGGCCCTGAGGCGCATCCCTACCTCTACGATGGCCACAAGCTGCTCACCGGCAGCGACTATGCCGATGCCGGCGACCCGAACGACCTGCGCCACCATGATTTGCCGCGCTCGGCCAAAGGCACGGCCATCATCGGCGATCCGCGCAATGACGAGAACCGCGTCATTTCCCAGCTGCAGCTGGCCATGCTGCGCTTTCACAACCACGTTTACGCCAACGTACACAGCGAATGGGAAGACGCGCGCCGCGTCACCACCTGGCACTATCAATGGCTGGTGGTAAACGAGTTTCTGCGCACGATTTGTGGTGATTGGGTGGTGGATGACATTCTCGCCGACGGGCGCAAGGTGTATCGGCCGGAATGCGATGGCAGCCACGGCGCCTACATTCCCATCGAGTTTGCCACCGCCGCCTACCGCTTCGGCCACACCATGATTCCGCAGAAGATGCGCGTGCAGCCCGGCGGCACGCAGCATGTCTTGTTCAGCCCCAGCTCGGCGTTGGGTCGCGGCTTCAGCCCGGTTGCCAGCGCCGATGGCGTGGTCGACTGGGAAAGCCTGTTCGACAGCGGCAACGGCGACTACGAGCGCGCCGGCCAGGTGGATACCAAGCTGGCCAGCGCGCTGCTCGACCTCCCATTCATGGACCCCAGCACCCCCGCCTTCGAGCGTTCGCTGGCGGTACGCAACCTGTTGCGTGCGCAGGTCTTTCTGGTGCCCTCCGGCGAGCAGGTCGCCGAATGCATGGCCGCCAGCGGCGCCGCGGAGATCACGGCCAGTGATATTGCCAAGGTGCGTGAAGCGGGCGCCAAGCTGGGTCTGCCCAAGGCGACGCCGTTGTGGCTTTACCTGCTGGCCGAGGGCCGGGTGATCGGCCGTATGGACGGCGAGAAGAGCTTCAGCAAGGGCGAAGGCCTGGGCCCGGTCGGCGCACGACTGGTCGCGGAAGTCATAATCGGCCTGCTGGAACTGGATCACCGCTCCTTCATGGGCTCCAACCGCAACTGGTCACCCTTGGATTCCGCCGACCGCGTCGGCAGCAATGGGGTGACGTCAATCTATCAGATGCTGACCGTCTGA
- a CDS encoding response regulator transcription factor, with product MLAAQSQILAIEDDPVLGAHLKASLEQGGFAVTLAADGESGLSLASRDRYDLILLDVMLPGVDGMEVLSRLRRERSTPVLMMSAQGDEGHRISGFDRGADDYLPKPFGTRELQVRIAAILRRVAYERSHTRVPPATGESATLWLDERLLRARYGEHWLPFTPTEFRLLQVLFDNLGEVQSKAFLYQQVLHRGFSRHDRVLDMHVSNLRRKLTEAGVEHLRLESVWGQGYLLSEQAS from the coding sequence TTGTTGGCAGCCCAATCACAAATTCTCGCCATCGAAGACGACCCAGTCCTCGGGGCGCATTTGAAGGCCTCGCTGGAGCAGGGCGGCTTTGCCGTGACCCTGGCGGCCGATGGCGAGTCGGGACTGTCGCTGGCCAGTCGCGATCGCTATGACCTGATTCTGCTGGATGTGATGTTACCGGGGGTTGACGGCATGGAGGTGCTCAGCCGCTTGCGCCGTGAACGTTCCACACCGGTACTGATGATGTCGGCGCAGGGCGATGAAGGGCATCGCATCAGTGGTTTTGATCGCGGCGCCGATGATTACCTGCCCAAGCCCTTTGGCACCCGCGAACTGCAGGTGCGAATTGCTGCCATCCTGCGGCGGGTGGCCTATGAGCGCAGTCACACGCGGGTGCCTCCTGCAACAGGAGAGTCGGCAACGTTGTGGCTGGACGAACGGTTGTTGCGAGCCCGCTATGGTGAACACTGGTTGCCGTTCACACCCACTGAGTTTCGCCTCTTGCAGGTGCTGTTCGATAACCTCGGCGAGGTGCAGAGCAAGGCATTTCTCTACCAGCAGGTGTTGCATCGGGGTTTTTCCCGTCATGATCGGGTGCTGGATATGCACGTCAGCAATCTACGCCGCAAATTGACCGAGGCGGGGGTCGAGCATCTGCGTCTTGAGTCGGTCTGGGGGCAGGGTTATCTGCTCAGCGAGCAGGCTAGCTGA